From the Glandiceps talaboti chromosome 10, keGlaTala1.1, whole genome shotgun sequence genome, one window contains:
- the LOC144441197 gene encoding barH-like 1 homeobox protein yields the protein MSDERTTMQDMKANFVSESIDMDGSNYSDSDDRVSTVSTDGEFEHSARSHIGYAVEQKDRTNDIDEGLRCPNPQVDQPRITASSFLIRDILSDLKPKEVIDSRSMPITTTSTTTTTTAKNTHEVTTMSDEINEELDNSSDLNTTSSTDHLETNTINSNSYKRPPPDEDSQDEHISQAKDNEISSSRDSPSVKSKKARKARTAFTDHQLNTLERNFERQKYLSVQDRMDLAASLNLTDTQVKTWYQNRRTKWKRQTQVGLELLAEAGSYNAMHRMFPSPYFYHPNQTIISNMDSLYNLHGQRPMFPRVFLHGLQQHINHLPVTPKPLHPGHPLPH from the exons ATGTCTGATGAGCGGACTACAATGCAAGATATGAAAGCCAATTTCGTTTCTGAAAGTATCGACATGGACGGTAGTAACTACAGTGACAGCGATGACCGTGTGAGCACGGTGAGTACGGACGGTGAGTTCGAACACTCGGCGAGATCACACATTGGTTATGCCGTTGAACAGAAGGACAGAACAAACGATATTGATGAGGGTTTACGATGTCCTAACCCTCAAGTAGACCAGCCAAGAATCACAGCCTCATCGTTTTTAATTCGGGACATTCTCAGTGACTTAAAACCTAAAGAAGTGATAGACTCAAGGTCAATGCCGATAACCACGACaagcacaacaacaacaacaacagcaaagaATACACACGAAGTAACAACAATGTCAGATGAAATAAACGAGGAACTAGACAACAGCAGTGACTTGAACACTACATCCAGTACAGATCATCTTGAAACGAACACAATAAACTCAAATTCTTATAAAAGGCCTCCACCTGACGAGGACTCGCAAGATGAACATATTAGCCAGG CTAAGGACAACGAAATAAGCTCAAGTCGAGACAGTCCATCAGTGAAGTCAAAGAAAGCTCGCAAGGCACGGACGGCGTTCACGGACCATCAACTGAACACACTGGAAAGGAACTTCGAAAGACAGAAGTATTTATCCGTACAAGACCGTATGGATCTGGCAGCCAGTCTTAATCTCACAGACACCCAGGTCAAAACATGGTACCAGAATAGAAG AACAAAATGGAAACGCCAAACACAGGTTGGACTGGAACTACTAGCTGAGGCCGGTAGTTATAACGCGATGCATCGTATGTTCCCATCTCCCTACTTCTACCATCCTAACCAAactataatatcaaacatgGATAGTCTGTATAACCTGCACGGACAACGACCAATGTTTCCTAGAGTGTTTCTTCACGGCCTTCAACAACACATTAATCATCTACCTGTGACACCTAAACCGCTCCATCCGGGGCATCCACTTCCGCATTAA